The following nucleotide sequence is from Candidatus Delongbacteria bacterium.
TCATTAGAAACATTATTCTTGTAGCGGTAGTATATCTCGGATTCTGTAGAGCTTCCAGTTATATATGAGATATAAACTATATGCGTTTTATAACTAGAATAAAATAAAGAATAACCTATCGAGCTTTCCCCTGTACCTATATATATTGAATCACAAAATTGATTTTGTACTGTATCAAAGTTGTAATAGTAAGCTTGATAAGGTACTGAGGAACACTTAGCACCTGCAAAATGGAGTATATTATCATCTGTTGAAATTATATCAGCATGAGCCATAGGGTATTCTATTTCGTGAGGTGCTGACCAAACTTCATTTTCTTTATAAATATAATAAGTATGCAAATTTGCTTGACCTCCATCAATTACCCAAAAAACATATATTTTATCATCTGAATTTATCAAACATCTTACAGCTGAACTTGTATAATTTACTATTTGTACCTCTTGGCTCCATATTCCGTCAATTTGTTTCAGATACCAGCATTGTCCTTCAATAAAATTATAAACAAGATGAATATTGTTTTCTGAATCAATTACTGGTTGAGGGAGTATTGGTCTACTAGTTTGATTGTTTGTTATTGTTATTGGCTCAGACCAGTTTTCACCAAAATCAGAAGAATAAGAGTACTTCATCACCCCATGATCTCCAGGAATTGTATCAGCTTTTGCCCAAAATGCATGAAGAACTTCTTCTTTATCCATTATTATACTT
It contains:
- a CDS encoding T9SS type A sorting domain-containing protein, producing the protein MKQKLVFTVILFLLSALNASYGWSEPIMLSSGSFNQTASIIMDKEEVLHAFWAKADTIPGDHGVMKYSYSSDFGENWSEPITITNNQTSRPILPQPVIDSENNIHLVYNFIEGQCWYLKQIDGIWSQEVQIVNYTSSAVRCLINSDDKIYVFWVIDGGQANLHTYYIYKENEVWSAPHEIEYPMAHADIISTDDNILHFAGAKCSSVPYQAYYYNFDTVQNQFCDSIYIGTGESSIGYSLFYSSYKTHIVYISYITGSSTESEIYYRYKNNVSNEWSDSEFIDRNMSTWLQDKQIIVDRNDNAHIFEQDWNHDSIFVSHKTPFGWIKEPVAFDHTGNDGWINGYKVIVHDNICYLIYALTGNGPKIYFKKKTLPVDINEEQVNINTFNTTIYPNPFNNSTNIQFKLPRKCQIQLDIFNMSGELIESLFNGALDNGIHSFNLNGENLSSGVYYFRLQSKDKIIIDKLTLIK